In Corynebacterium matruchotii, a single genomic region encodes these proteins:
- a CDS encoding TrmH family RNA methyltransferase produces the protein MIITHISDPTDPRLDDFRDLKHSDNRPDLPGGKGLVIAEGPLIVERLLASRYPVRTLVGFPAKLDKFLSQPHIADLAAGIDTYSLDRETLAQVAGYDMHRGLLAAANRAPELGLSEVIKTATTVVVLEGVGDHENIGSIFRNAAGLGVDAILFGNGCADPLYRRSVRVSMGHVLRLPHASFEGKHTNWHYGLDQLKESGFQLVSLTPHEDAVPLDQALYDGNGVPYEKIALLVGAEGPGLTERTMRRTDIRARIPMSAGTDSLNVATAAAIALYERQRGRMPHGE, from the coding sequence ATGATTATCACCCACATATCAGATCCCACCGATCCTCGGCTCGACGACTTTCGTGACCTGAAACACTCCGATAATCGGCCAGATCTTCCCGGCGGCAAAGGACTAGTGATCGCAGAAGGTCCTTTAATTGTTGAACGATTACTTGCCTCTCGATACCCGGTGCGCACCCTGGTGGGGTTTCCAGCAAAGCTGGACAAATTCCTTTCCCAGCCGCATATCGCCGATCTTGCGGCGGGCATTGACACATATTCACTCGATCGGGAAACCCTGGCTCAGGTCGCAGGTTACGATATGCATCGTGGCCTGTTGGCCGCGGCGAATCGGGCACCGGAACTCGGCCTCAGTGAAGTCATCAAGACTGCCACCACCGTGGTGGTGCTAGAAGGAGTCGGCGACCATGAGAACATAGGTTCGATATTCCGTAATGCCGCAGGGCTAGGGGTTGATGCGATTCTATTTGGTAATGGATGCGCTGATCCGCTATATCGCCGCTCTGTTCGGGTCTCCATGGGACATGTACTTCGCCTGCCCCATGCTAGTTTTGAAGGAAAACACACAAACTGGCATTATGGCTTAGACCAGCTGAAAGAATCTGGATTTCAGTTAGTATCACTGACCCCTCACGAAGATGCGGTCCCATTAGATCAGGCATTATACGATGGCAATGGTGTGCCATATGAGAAGATTGCGCTGCTGGTGGGGGCAGAGGGGCCTGGATTGACCGAACGAACCATGCGCCGAACAGATATTCGGGCACGCATTCCCATGTCTGCTGGCACGGACTCGCTGAACGTGGCCACCGCCGCCGCCATTGCACTCTATGAGCGACAGCGAGGCCGCATGCCCCATGGTGAATAG
- a CDS encoding NCS2 family permease: MAKTTAVDTPSALDRYFEISKRGSTVSTEIRAGVVTFFAMAYIIILNPLILGTGADSNGTVLGVPQVAAATALAAGVMTIAFGAIAKYPFGIATGLGINTLVAVTLVATEGLTWPEAMGLVVLDGVIIVALALSGFRMAVFNAIPREIKAAMGVGIGMFIAMIGLVDAGFVRRIPDSAHTTVPVGLGTGGSISSWPTFVFVIGLVICGILVARRVRGGLFIGIVVTTIIAMIVEAITHAGPSVVDGKSVPTGWNLAVPTLPDSIGGIPDLSIVGGVSLFGAFSRIGVLAAVLILFTLVLANFFDAMGTMTALGKQAGLTDENDNLPNLKTALIVEGAGAIVGGGASASSNTVYVDSAAGIADGARTGLANVVTGLLFLLAMFLTPLYSIVPIEAASPVLVVVGALMMGQIRDIDFTQFHIALPAFLTIVIMPFTYSIANGIGVGFISYVLMQVAAGKAKEVHWIMWLLSALFLVYFAANPLLNAVS, encoded by the coding sequence ATGGCAAAAACCACTGCGGTCGACACACCAAGTGCCCTCGACCGCTACTTCGAGATCTCCAAACGCGGCTCCACCGTGAGCACCGAGATCCGCGCTGGTGTAGTCACATTCTTCGCAATGGCCTACATCATCATCCTCAACCCCCTCATCCTCGGTACCGGCGCCGACAGTAACGGCACCGTCCTCGGTGTTCCCCAGGTTGCAGCAGCCACCGCCCTCGCCGCCGGCGTTATGACCATCGCCTTCGGCGCCATTGCCAAATACCCCTTCGGTATTGCCACCGGCCTGGGCATCAACACCCTTGTTGCAGTCACCCTCGTTGCCACCGAAGGTCTCACCTGGCCCGAGGCCATGGGGCTCGTCGTCCTCGACGGTGTTATCATCGTGGCCCTCGCGCTTTCCGGGTTCCGCATGGCGGTATTCAACGCCATCCCCCGCGAAATCAAGGCCGCAATGGGTGTCGGCATTGGCATGTTCATCGCAATGATCGGTCTGGTCGATGCCGGTTTCGTTCGACGCATCCCCGACTCCGCTCACACCACTGTTCCCGTGGGACTAGGCACTGGGGGCTCCATTTCCTCCTGGCCCACTTTCGTGTTTGTCATCGGTCTTGTCATTTGCGGCATTCTCGTTGCGCGTCGGGTTCGCGGCGGACTGTTTATCGGCATTGTGGTTACCACCATCATCGCCATGATCGTGGAAGCAATCACCCACGCCGGGCCCTCCGTGGTGGACGGCAAATCCGTGCCCACCGGCTGGAATCTGGCGGTCCCCACTCTCCCGGACAGCATTGGTGGCATCCCAGACCTGTCGATCGTGGGTGGGGTTTCCCTGTTCGGGGCTTTTAGCCGCATTGGAGTGCTGGCTGCGGTTCTGATCCTGTTCACCCTGGTTCTTGCGAACTTTTTCGACGCCATGGGCACCATGACCGCTCTCGGCAAGCAGGCCGGACTCACCGACGAAAATGATAATCTGCCAAACCTGAAGACCGCCCTGATCGTTGAAGGCGCTGGTGCTATCGTTGGCGGCGGTGCCAGTGCGTCCTCGAACACGGTGTATGTGGATTCCGCAGCGGGTATTGCCGATGGCGCACGCACCGGCCTGGCCAATGTGGTGACCGGCCTGCTTTTCCTCCTGGCAATGTTCTTAACCCCCCTGTATTCGATTGTTCCCATCGAGGCTGCTTCGCCGGTGCTGGTTGTTGTGGGGGCTCTCATGATGGGGCAAATCCGTGACATCGATTTCACCCAGTTCCACATTGCGTTGCCTGCGTTCCTCACCATTGTGATTATGCCGTTTACGTATTCGATTGCTAACGGTATTGGTGTGGGCTTCATCTCCTACGTTCTCATGCAGGTGGCTGCCGGGAAGGCCAAGGAAGTGCACTGGATCATGTGGCTGCTTTCGGCATTATTCCTGGTGTATTTTGCCGCTAACCCCCTCCTCAATGCAGTGAGCTAA
- a CDS encoding DUF3027 domain-containing protein: MRNNGTVPHDANGRSNTSKKPRQPLLSKLATTIARNAINELDDGRAGRHLGVTHIKSTTATHRFAADVPGYPGWEWNVVLACARGSHWITVSELALVPGGTALKAPEWVPYQQRIQPGDLGPGDIMPAPIDDSRLTTDPDEAAIIQQHKASTSSNQPRMLSKTGLSQALQRWETGEHGPQSPYARQAAFTCVTCAFYLPLATTIDVGVCANEYSADGTIVAATYGCGAHSETPQPEPLGTTTEPFDDDKTIPIDI; this comes from the coding sequence ATGCGAAATAATGGAACTGTGCCACATGATGCAAACGGAAGAAGTAACACCAGCAAAAAACCACGCCAGCCCCTCCTGAGTAAACTCGCAACCACCATTGCGCGTAACGCCATTAATGAGCTAGACGACGGCAGAGCCGGCCGTCATCTCGGCGTAACCCACATCAAATCCACCACCGCCACCCACCGGTTTGCCGCCGACGTGCCCGGCTATCCCGGGTGGGAATGGAATGTTGTTCTCGCCTGCGCCCGTGGCTCCCACTGGATCACCGTTTCCGAACTTGCCCTTGTCCCTGGTGGCACCGCCCTGAAAGCCCCGGAATGGGTTCCCTACCAGCAACGCATCCAACCCGGGGATCTCGGCCCTGGTGACATCATGCCCGCCCCCATCGACGACAGCCGCCTCACCACCGATCCCGACGAGGCGGCAATCATCCAGCAGCACAAGGCGTCGACAAGCAGCAACCAGCCGCGCATGCTTTCGAAAACCGGGCTGAGCCAAGCGCTCCAGCGTTGGGAAACCGGTGAACACGGGCCGCAATCACCCTACGCGCGCCAGGCAGCATTTACCTGCGTCACCTGCGCTTTCTATCTTCCGCTCGCCACCACCATCGATGTTGGCGTGTGTGCCAATGAATACTCCGCCGACGGCACCATTGTTGCCGCCACCTACGGTTGCGGCGCCCACTCCGAAACCCCCCAACCGGAACCCCTGGGAACCACCACCGAGCCTTTCGACGACGACAAAACCATCCCCATCGATATTTAA
- a CDS encoding glutaminyl-peptide cyclotransferase produces the protein MAVVALMLGGCGGDVSHRSQASGLSAAAEATHEVERLGVEVIARHPFDATSFTQGLEVTGDKLLVSTGWEGKSRIYHTTVDNVQSNSQDIDRRQFGEGATQVGNVVWELTWRDGVAYKRDAATLAELGTAKYAGEGWGLCSFSDVVVMSDGTDELRFLDPDTFAERSRVKVTLSGTPASELNELDCVTGDNGQRLVYSNVFLSTDIYRIDADSGKVTGIIDASTVPNNAASDPNNVLNGIAHIPGSDRFYVTGKRWPDLYEVRFVKPTS, from the coding sequence ATGGCTGTGGTGGCGTTGATGTTGGGCGGTTGTGGTGGCGATGTTTCTCACAGGTCGCAAGCATCAGGGCTGTCAGCAGCCGCCGAAGCCACCCATGAGGTGGAGCGGCTGGGGGTTGAGGTTATTGCCAGGCACCCGTTTGATGCGACGTCTTTTACTCAGGGGCTGGAGGTGACTGGGGATAAGTTGCTGGTCAGTACGGGTTGGGAGGGGAAGAGTCGGATTTATCACACCACTGTGGATAATGTGCAGTCGAATTCGCAGGATATTGATCGTCGTCAGTTCGGGGAGGGCGCGACCCAGGTGGGGAATGTGGTGTGGGAATTAACGTGGCGAGATGGGGTTGCCTATAAACGGGACGCGGCAACGTTAGCGGAACTCGGTACGGCCAAATATGCCGGAGAGGGATGGGGGTTGTGTTCGTTTTCTGATGTGGTGGTGATGTCAGACGGTACGGATGAGTTGCGGTTTCTGGACCCAGATACGTTTGCGGAACGGTCTCGGGTGAAGGTGACGCTTTCCGGCACGCCGGCATCTGAGCTTAATGAGTTGGATTGTGTCACCGGTGACAATGGGCAACGCCTGGTGTATTCGAATGTGTTTTTGAGTACGGATATTTATCGTATTGATGCGGATTCGGGAAAGGTGACGGGGATTATTGATGCCTCGACGGTGCCGAATAATGCGGCATCGGATCCGAATAATGTGCTCAATGGGATTGCACACATTCCAGGCAGCGACCGATTTTATGTAACCGGTAAACGGTGGCCAGATTTGTATGAGGTTCGGTTTGTGAAACCTACAAGCTAG
- a CDS encoding DUF2771 domain-containing protein, whose translation MSRKSRRKNLQQIVALLVAVVVVVIASVAFQRWWNNRPGPEPKDVAITVTVNGTEQEVLPYSICELGSNCVENKVTMLDVADDAKISIKVPRYVYDHEWTQLTIYDNPAANDEKLHGAHERDTIEVPVTIDPVGDKKDVRPRLVVVEIRSVMIGHDAQGEQTPQTATWSLGIPEKK comes from the coding sequence ATGAGTCGAAAATCACGCCGGAAAAACCTGCAGCAAATCGTGGCCCTCTTGGTGGCTGTTGTTGTGGTGGTTATTGCCTCGGTGGCGTTCCAGCGATGGTGGAATAATCGGCCCGGCCCCGAGCCCAAGGATGTGGCTATCACCGTGACGGTGAACGGCACAGAGCAGGAGGTACTTCCCTACAGCATTTGCGAGTTAGGAAGTAACTGTGTGGAGAATAAGGTCACGATGCTTGATGTTGCGGATGACGCCAAGATCAGCATTAAGGTGCCGAGATATGTTTATGACCATGAGTGGACTCAGTTAACCATTTACGATAATCCAGCGGCCAACGATGAAAAGCTCCATGGCGCGCACGAGCGGGACACGATTGAGGTTCCGGTGACTATCGACCCGGTGGGAGACAAGAAGGATGTTCGCCCACGGCTGGTGGTGGTGGAGATCCGGTCAGTCATGATTGGGCATGATGCTCAGGGGGAGCAGACGCCACAGACCGCCACATGGTCGTTGGGGATCCCGGAAAAGAAGTAA
- a CDS encoding cold-shock protein, which produces MPIGKVKWYDPDRGFGFISNPDGEDCYVGKSVLPHGVTELHRGQRVDFDFASGARGPQALRVKILDEPRPRSRNRQTKHKYTPEELGSLIADMVTTLEERVQPPLTAGRYPDRKEGKQIAEALRIIAKELDG; this is translated from the coding sequence ATGCCTATTGGCAAAGTAAAATGGTATGACCCGGACCGTGGCTTTGGTTTTATCTCTAACCCTGACGGCGAAGACTGCTATGTGGGCAAGTCCGTACTTCCTCATGGTGTGACCGAATTACACCGGGGTCAACGTGTGGACTTCGACTTCGCCTCCGGCGCCCGTGGACCGCAAGCGTTGCGCGTGAAGATCCTCGATGAACCCCGCCCGCGTTCCCGAAACCGGCAAACGAAGCATAAATACACACCGGAAGAATTAGGGTCCCTTATCGCTGATATGGTGACCACCCTGGAAGAACGGGTCCAACCGCCCCTGACCGCCGGTCGCTACCCTGACCGGAAAGAAGGGAAGCAAATCGCGGAAGCGCTACGGATCATTGCTAAGGAGTTGGACGGGTAA
- a CDS encoding resuscitation-promoting factor Rpf1 domain-containing protein, whose amino-acid sequence MARHARKTASKFAKFAASTVAVGTASAIFSPAAHAAPDSDWDRLAQCESGGNWAINTGNGFHGGLQFTASTWNAHGGQQYAPYAYQASREQQIAVAERVLASQGWGAWPACSAKLGLNSAPTPRDTVSNAPSPVQQAVENAIANAQNDAQANTLASDAIYGLVKDRLASYGIQVPGEVHAFYTANRGDFNAFYTANRQIIDTAVRG is encoded by the coding sequence ATGGCACGACACGCACGTAAAACTGCATCCAAGTTCGCAAAGTTTGCAGCGTCCACGGTTGCAGTCGGCACGGCCTCTGCAATCTTCAGCCCCGCCGCCCACGCAGCCCCCGACTCTGACTGGGATCGCCTGGCACAATGCGAATCCGGCGGCAACTGGGCCATCAACACCGGCAACGGTTTCCATGGCGGTTTGCAGTTCACCGCCTCCACCTGGAATGCCCATGGCGGCCAACAATACGCCCCCTACGCCTACCAGGCCTCTCGTGAGCAACAAATCGCCGTCGCCGAGCGCGTGCTTGCCAGCCAAGGCTGGGGTGCCTGGCCGGCTTGTTCCGCCAAATTGGGTCTAAATTCCGCCCCCACTCCTCGGGACACCGTATCGAACGCCCCGAGCCCAGTGCAGCAGGCTGTAGAGAACGCGATCGCTAACGCCCAGAACGATGCCCAGGCCAACACGCTCGCCTCCGACGCTATTTACGGCCTCGTCAAGGATCGTCTCGCTTCCTATGGCATTCAGGTGCCCGGCGAGGTCCATGCCTTCTATACCGCTAACCGTGGTGATTTCAACGCATTCTATACTGCCAACCGGCAAATTATCGACACGGCTGTTAGGGGATAA
- a CDS encoding DUF4253 domain-containing protein, translated as MPATPYCAHPQSLEHLIDLLDRQCIAHTPVNATDNPHASNQEVAVLVLPDDTTASLYPQLLADFPNQGFWPTLAHPQDPQNPWYPWVDGDLVEPSTHLIFSNLRDFYRTAGVDYFTRPTATNPQLLADPESLTDDEWLEEEFWNGLEFPPPTPDVTAAFFDSLSPIPHHTAAAHPPTPEEPTALLITPTHRPADVPAAVGWLGACNYDFAGHHISAVLRSWEDRFGAILTSLDSQDMTLTIPPLALTDDERTLLTLEHYFFCRSLIDDATTFGHQSAALATSDAQQWVFHWE; from the coding sequence ATGCCCGCCACCCCTTACTGTGCACACCCCCAGTCTCTCGAACACCTTATCGATCTTCTCGACCGCCAATGCATTGCCCACACACCGGTCAATGCCACCGACAATCCTCATGCCAGCAATCAGGAAGTAGCCGTCCTCGTCTTACCGGACGACACCACCGCAAGCCTTTACCCCCAACTGCTAGCCGACTTCCCTAACCAGGGCTTTTGGCCCACGCTCGCCCATCCCCAGGATCCGCAAAACCCCTGGTACCCCTGGGTTGATGGCGACCTGGTGGAACCCAGCACTCACCTTATTTTCTCCAACCTGCGCGACTTCTACCGGACTGCCGGCGTCGACTATTTCACCAGACCCACCGCCACCAATCCGCAGCTGCTTGCCGACCCGGAATCACTCACCGACGACGAATGGCTTGAAGAAGAGTTCTGGAATGGGCTCGAATTCCCACCCCCAACCCCCGATGTCACCGCCGCGTTCTTCGACTCGCTCAGCCCTATCCCCCATCACACGGCCGCCGCCCACCCGCCAACGCCTGAAGAGCCGACCGCCTTGCTCATCACCCCAACCCACCGGCCGGCCGACGTGCCCGCCGCAGTTGGCTGGCTGGGGGCCTGCAATTACGATTTTGCCGGCCACCATATTTCCGCCGTGCTCCGCAGCTGGGAAGACCGCTTCGGCGCCATCCTCACGAGTCTTGACAGCCAAGACATGACCCTTACGATCCCACCCCTCGCGCTCACCGATGACGAGCGCACATTGCTCACCTTGGAGCATTATTTCTTTTGCCGTTCCCTGATTGACGACGCCACCACCTTCGGCCACCAATCAGCCGCGCTAGCAACCAGCGACGCCCAGCAGTGGGTTTTCCACTGGGAGTAG
- a CDS encoding DUF4253 domain-containing protein: protein MDFQPWPNKIVPVCPNPHSLSELTSLLTEWRFEYDILVTNLTDNSYQVAATVDPHPNIAGLWGHLIATFPELGFWPVHTDGSLDELFDPDPDRIGTAEEFFAENTMPLFENHWEQGWEAPDFPELTPEQLQSFADFHTRTIRTEPTINTEKSHIVDDENLDTTQLLITPVPRPADVPATIGWPGAINYDYSGAGVSTVLCSWEDRFGALLTSLNFAEMDLSISDVKQLAVLTHDELVNLTLEHYVFCPDSLDQGTLKFPRYLDAISGSPLWPFWSGGTSIEGHGVFYYHAQSH from the coding sequence ATGGATTTTCAACCCTGGCCGAATAAAATCGTTCCTGTCTGCCCAAACCCGCATTCCCTTTCGGAACTTACCTCCCTATTAACCGAATGGAGGTTCGAATACGATATTTTGGTAACCAACCTTACTGACAATTCGTACCAGGTGGCGGCTACGGTAGACCCACACCCTAACATTGCTGGCCTGTGGGGTCACTTGATTGCAACATTCCCCGAGCTAGGGTTCTGGCCGGTTCACACCGATGGTAGCCTTGATGAACTCTTTGACCCCGACCCCGACCGCATCGGCACGGCCGAAGAGTTTTTCGCCGAAAACACCATGCCGCTCTTTGAGAACCATTGGGAACAGGGCTGGGAAGCCCCCGATTTTCCCGAGCTCACCCCGGAACAGCTACAAAGCTTCGCTGACTTCCACACCCGCACGATCAGGACTGAGCCCACGATCAATACCGAAAAATCACATATCGTTGATGATGAGAACCTCGACACCACGCAACTGCTCATTACCCCGGTACCCCGACCTGCCGACGTGCCTGCCACCATCGGGTGGCCAGGCGCCATTAACTATGATTACAGCGGCGCCGGCGTTTCCACGGTATTGTGCAGCTGGGAAGACCGCTTCGGTGCCCTCCTCACTAGCCTGAACTTTGCGGAAATGGACCTCAGCATCAGCGACGTGAAGCAACTCGCTGTGCTCACCCACGATGAGCTTGTCAACCTTACCCTGGAACACTATGTGTTCTGCCCGGACAGCCTCGATCAGGGAACATTGAAATTCCCCCGCTACCTGGATGCGATAAGCGGCAGCCCGCTCTGGCCATTCTGGTCTGGTGGGACTAGCATAGAGGGTCATGGAGTTTTCTACTATCACGCTCAAAGTCATTGA
- a CDS encoding EXLDI protein, which produces MEFSTITLKVIENGIRQQKVFQGLKIYSRTIPADNQTTITHQRIYTTPKGNFVFHQHTRPNWEGYWREDENRVMPQDIAESTVLKICSSLDELGGIIPAPVLASLASKVAQDEIVEHLDI; this is translated from the coding sequence ATGGAGTTTTCTACTATCACGCTCAAAGTCATTGAGAACGGAATCCGCCAGCAAAAGGTTTTCCAGGGGCTGAAAATCTACAGCCGCACGATCCCGGCAGACAACCAAACGACCATCACCCATCAGCGGATATACACCACCCCCAAGGGTAATTTTGTCTTCCATCAGCACACTCGGCCCAATTGGGAAGGCTATTGGCGGGAAGACGAAAACCGCGTCATGCCGCAGGACATTGCGGAGTCTACGGTGCTAAAGATATGCTCCAGTCTTGACGAGCTTGGCGGCATCATTCCCGCCCCGGTGTTGGCGTCGTTAGCATCCAAGGTGGCTCAAGACGAAATCGTCGAACATCTCGATATTTAG